TGCTACATCAATTTTACATGATAATAACTCAATTCCTACTCATCAAATTGGACAGTTATACATTCAGATTCAGTTCCTCTTATGAACATAACAACAACTCATCCAACATCCAAATCtatatcataattcatcaattcaAACCAGAATTTTCGTCCAAAAATCACACAACATTATCAGTCCAGAAGAATTACATACAATGCAAGCCAGTTCATACATCAAGGAAGAAATCAAGCTCATCAATCATAAAACTTAAAGAGGGGAAGGAatcctcactaccctctcatgttgtaatcaccatttaaagaacccattctcccccttaccttagaattTAGCTTTGATCCTTTAACAATGGTGGAAGTCTTCCTTCTCTCTAGCCCTAGTCTCTTTCTCTGTTTCTACGTTCTTCACAACTTTGCCAAAAGAATTATTCcttctaatttttctttattttattaatctcTTACTAATCCTTAATTCTGCTAATGGGCTTACTACACACCCTCCCAATTACTAATCACCTACTTGgcccaaataattaattaaccattTTACTACACTATAGTTAATTAAtaaactaatataataataattaaaataacagtTTAAGCACCAAATACACCAAATAACTgcgtaataaaataaatatcgaaaacggggcgttacaactctcccccacttacgatattttcgtcctcgaaaatcttacCTCGCTTAAACAACCCGGGGTAAGATTCTCTCATCTTGCCCTCCATTTCCCACGTCATGCTTTCTCCGGTAGTCCCTGTCCAGACTACTTTCACCAACGGGATATCTTTACCTCTTAGGGACTTTATCCCACGATCTATGATCCGAATCGGCATCGTCTCTACTGTAATATtctctctcacttgcacatcatccatatgaatcacGTGAGATGGGTCTGAAACATACTTCCGAAGTTGTGACACATGCAACACATCGTGTAGATTTGACAGGTTAGGCGGTAATGCCACCCTATAAGCAACGGTCCCAACTCTCTCCGTAATTTGATAAGGAACAATAAATCATGGAGTCAACTTCTTAGACTTCAGGGAACGACCAACACCAGTCACAGGCGTGACTCTTAGAAACACATGGTCACCCGATTCAAATTCTAACTCCTTCCTTCGCTTATCATGATAGCTTTTCTGTCTACTCTGTGAAGCCCTCATCTTTTCCCGGATTAACTTTACCTTATCTGTAGTTTCTCGTACAATTTCCGGTCCAAGTACTACGCCTTCGCCGGATTCGTGCCAACATAGCGGAGTTCTACACCTCTGACCGTAcaacgcttcaaaaggtgccattccgatactagaatgatgACGGTTATTATAAGTAAACTTGATCAACGGAAGATGAGTGCTCCACGAACCTCCTTGTTCGAGAACACATGCTCTCAACAAGTCCTCTAGAGACTGAATAGTTCTTTCAGTTTGACCATccgtctgaggatgatacgccgagctcaacctcaacttagaacccaaactttcttgcaagctcttccaaaaatcagaagtgagtctcggatctctatccgacacaatgcacaacggaataccatgcaacttcacaatcaccctGACGTAGATCTTGGCTAACTTTGCTACTGGATACGTGATggtaataggtatgaaatgagctgattttgtaagcctatcaacaatcacccaaattgaATCGTGTCCACTCGCGGTATTAGGCAATCCCGTTACGAAATCCATctaaatgctatcccacttccattctggaatttctaacggttgcatcaaccccGCAGGCTTCTGGTGTTCAATTCTTGATTTCTGACAAGTTAAAAAAGCATACACAAACCGTGCCACGTATTCTTTCATTCTTGGCCACCAAAATAtcttcttcaagtcttgatacattttagtagccccATGATGAATACTCAAGTTACTCCGATGAGCCTCTTCTAAGATCATCCTCTTCATGTTATCGTCATCAGGGATACAGATTCGATCCTGTAATCTCAACACTCCTTGCGTCTCCACCTTAAAATCACTCCTTTCGGATTTGCCACCACCAACAATAATGTCTACTAGTTTCACATCCAATTTCTGAGCCTCTTTGATATTGTTCAGGAAGTCGTTATCAATTTTAAGCATTCTCAACTTAACACTCTACGGTGTCACTTCACAAATCAAGCTCATATCTCGGAATTGCTAGATCAATTCTAACTCTTTAACCATTATAGCTGACATGTGCAAGGTCTTTCGGCTTAAAGCATCAGCCACAACATTTGCCTTACCGGGATGATAGTTCAAcccgaaatcataatccttcagcaATTCTAACCATCTCCGTTGTCTCATGTTCAGCTCCTTTTGGTCAaacaggtacttcaaactcttatggtcattATAAACTTTAAATCTAGAACCATAGAGAtgatgcctccaaatctttagtACGAAAACAACAGCAGCGagttccaaatcatgtgtagggtagttcttttcatgaattctcagttgcctcgacgcataagcaatCACCTTACCGTTCTGCATAAGTACACCACCTAAGCCATCAGAGAAGCATCGCAATAAACCACAAAAGGTTCTCCTGGGTTTGGTACTGTCAAAACCGAAGTTgtcgtcaatctcttcttcaattctaCAAAACTTTCTTCACATTGTGCATCCCATATAAACACTTTACCCTTAcacgtcaacttagttaacggaagtgccaacttagaaaaCCCTTCAATAAATCGCCTGTAGTAACCGGCTAAACCCAAGAAACTTCTGATCTCAGTAGCTGACTTTGGAGTATCCCATTGTAACACAACATCTACCTTAGATGGATCTACAACAATGCCACTACTAGATATGACATGTCCCAGAAAATTGACTTCTcgcaaccaaaattcacacttggacaacttcGCATACACCTtcctttctttcaacactttCAATACCGTCCTCAAATGATCTGAATGCTCTTGCTCTGATTTAGAATATATTAAGATGTCGTCTATGAACACCACGACAAACTGATCTAAATACTCATGGAAAATacggttcatatactccatgaatactcctGGCGCGTTCGTAACGCCAAAGGGCATCActgaatattcataatgtccatatcTTGTTCTGAACGCTGTCTTCTGAACATCTTCATCTTTaactttaatctgatggtaacccgacctcagatcaatcttgctaaaaacACTCGCACCCACCaattggtccatcaaatcatctatTCTCGGTAGCGGGTATTTATTCTTAATGgttactttattcagctgtctataatctacACAAagtctcatgcttccatcctttttctttactaacaacactggagctccccacggtgatacacttggtctgacaaacttcttctcaagtaagtcttctaattgcttcttcagttccgtcaattcagatgcagacatcctgtacggtgccatagagaCAGGTCTGGTACCCGGTACAAGATCAATCGTAAACTCAATTCCTCTTTCTGGAGGCACGTCAGGAATTACATCAGGAAAAACCTCAGGAAATTCACGTACTACCGGTAACTCATCGATGATATTCTGATTTTTGATTGACAATGTTGCCATTAACGAGAACATCTCTACTTCTTCTTTCAACAACTGTTGTACCTGCTTAGACGACACTAAACCAGCTTCTTCCTCTTCGGCAGTTGAAAATCTCACAGTCTTGTTATAACAATTTATGTGAGCATAGTTatattctaaccagttcattcccaaaaCTAGGTCTAGCCCAGCTAATGGTAGACACACTAAATCAACAGCAAAGTCCCTATCGAAGATCGACAATGGACACTTTAAACAAACAAGAGATGTAGTCACGGACCCTTTAGCTAGAACCTCAACTACCATCTTGCCATTCATCGAAGATAGCACaagacccaatctttcaacacattcagcagcaataaaacaatgagtagcaccagtatcgataatagtaattaaaggcacACTATtgatgaaacaagtacctctaaTGAGTCTGTCTTTGGTGCTTGTCTGAGTACCAGCTAacgcgaacaccttaccaccagcttgtgcTTTCTTTGGTTTTTGACATTGACTTCCAATGTGTCCTTCTTCGCCGCAATTAAAACAAACCACTTCTTTATGTCTACATTCAGACATCATATGACCAGTCTTGCCACAACGGAAACACTTCTTAACTTCATCAGTGCAGTAAGTACTCTTATGACCAGCCTTTCCACACGTAAAACACACAATCGGAGCAGGAGCACCTCCCCTACTTGCTCCATGGCCCGGAGCAGCTCTATGTTTTCCCTTGCCAGCTGGAGCGTCATATGTGTCCCATAGCGAACTTTCTGTTCCTGAGTACAATCCATTACacggaagatcctctcgatctccttcaacCACTCTAATGCTCCATCGGGGTCATTCTTGCCCTTAAAGACCGGCGGGTTCTCCCtctggaaggtagccaaactgcGAGACCCAGCATTCTCACCAGCATTAGGTTGATGTTCCAGAGCTTGAGCCATAGCCTCCAAAGCAGCAGCAATCGCAACATCGTTCCTTCCAGCCATTTCAATTAAACACTGCAAAAGAAACACAGTTAGATAACGAGATTAACAATACTCGATTTGTTAGCGACTCAACTACTTggtcggacagaccgacctgctctgataccaattgtaacaccccactttcccatacgaatatatataattataaatacgtaaataatcagagtaatacaagtaggatgtcacatcttctGGAACAATTCACAAAACATCTCTTTGTTCaataaatttcattaaaaaaaaatttaataacacAGCGGAATTTAAAACAGTTTATTAGAACTCATGGCACTAAGCCCTCAACAAATAATTCGTCATCACTAAACAGAAGGTCCAACAATAAAGTCAAAATCAAGATACATAACAAtttgaaaattaattgaaagGAAAACAAAACATAGCGCATCCCAACATTctcgtgttacgtatcagagcgactcctaagactcgatcaggtAACACTCGAAAATCCAAGCACTACTCTGGTACCTGGTTATCTTTACTCCCGAAAaagcacagacacaacaacagaaaaggggtgagaattagATTCAATAAATATACGGTGAAATATCACATGTTTAAGGAGTAGTATCTACACCATACACAAACCACAATCACAAACGGATTCTCACAACATCAAccacacaacaacatcaatacATGACATTACAATCAATTAAATGAAATGAAAAGCAACTATCaacactacatgcatgtggtaccaacagagcataagctTCCAACAGTTGCCATTTAATTAGAggcaataacaaggcataagccttcaacaatgccaattcaggccaacaacagggcataagccctcaacgacaTATGTATGCAATATGGACATCCAATCAACACAAACCAACAACACCAGGCGTCAACCTTCAACTCATTGCCATTAGGCTATCAACTTGTTCAACAACACGCAATTATAATTTCATCTCTTATAGTTAATAATCACAATAGTCAACATAATCTTATCAcaacattttatgtccaaattataaattttataatcttCCTATATCGACTTAAGTCCTACTAATCAAGAGATTTCAGAAAGGTATTCTCATTACTCAAGAATCGGGAGAAAACGTCGCAAAACGGGAAATTTTGCGCACTAAAGTAACCATACGCGTACAGCTAGGCCATACGCGTATACCCCCttacccatacgcgtatcatacgcgtatcaccagaatcagATTTGCACTAAAACTCTCCCATACGCGTTTCACgtcctcatacgcgtatgacctctcttccatacgcgtaccatacgcattcCACCAGAAGGTTGCACTATGCTGGGACagggctgcgtatcatacgcgtatagccccttgggtttgtccctcatacgcgtatggctccaactcatacgcgtatcatacgcaaactgACAGAAAACTGTCTTTCCAAGTCTGCACTCGCACCAGTTCGTTCTCACTCGTTTTCATCACTTCCAGTCTGCGATTTCAGATCCAAAACATCATATTTTCACCTATTAACTCACACCTTTCATCTAGATTCACTAGCCTGTTATGCTACATCAATTTTACATGATAATATCTCAATTCCTACTCATCAAATTGGATAGTTATACATTCAGATTCAGTTCCTCTTATGAACATAACAACAACTCATCCAACATCCAAATCtatatcataattcatcaattcaAACCAGAATTTTCGTCCAAAAATCACACAACATTATCAGTCCAGAATAATTACATACAATGCAAGCCAGTTCATACATCAAGGAAGACATCAAGCTCATCAATCATAAAACCTAAAGAGgggaaggaaccctcactaccctctcatgttgtaatcaccatttaaagaacccattctccccccttaccttagaattGAGCTTTGATCCTTTAACAATGGTGGAAGTCTTCCTTCTCTCTAGCCCTAGTCTCTTTCTCTGTTTCTACGTTCTTCACAACTTTGCCAAAAGAATTATTCCTTCtagtttttctttattttattaatctcTTACTAATCCTTAATTCTGCTAATGGGCTTACTACACACCCTCCCAATTACTAATCACCTACTTGgcccaaataattaattaaccattTTACTACACTATAGTTAATTActaaactaatataataataataattaaaataacagtTTAAGCACCAAATACACCAAATAACTgcgtaataaaataaatatcgaaaACGGGGCGTTACAGTTATACCtgtaagtaaatcaaggattatactaaaatggggggatTTTGTTGGTAATTTTAGTATCATCAaggtattttggtagtaatgtgatttactataggccaatgcaattatgcgttaagtttgaaacgagttagggtagtgcggagtgcacgctcgtcgagccaaacgtgtaattgaatacgactaatagaaacggggttccaaggggcgtag
The sequence above is drawn from the Vicia villosa cultivar HV-30 ecotype Madison, WI unplaced genomic scaffold, Vvil1.0 ctg.000101F_1_1_3, whole genome shotgun sequence genome and encodes:
- the LOC131624068 gene encoding uncharacterized protein LOC131624068 — protein: MLKIDNDFLNNIKEAQKLDVKLVDIIVGGGKSERSDFKVETQGVLRLQDRICIPDDDNMKRMILEEAHRSNLSIHHGATKMYQDLKKIFWWPRMKEYVARIGMAPFEALYGQRCRTPLCWHESGEGVVLGPEIVRETTDKVKLIREKMRASQSRQKSYHDKRRKELEFESGDHVFLRVTPVTGVGRSLKSKKLTP